From Rhodothermales bacterium, one genomic window encodes:
- a CDS encoding ATP-binding protein, producing the protein MPSLLPALRDGAEPDMELRAYRVVCVLTAALLPVFGYVYRWVDPAFYDPLWMRWSLSALSLALGVGTVVAPWVRRHIETLGCLFVYVIVGWFAAIAAVNGLAPEYAVGYLLVLMMIGVANLGIDLLRVTVLCVVFAVAAGAAVAFALPNPGVDPWIFTACVAAGGVAISVSTWVRLGIRRHLRTSEARYRTVFESTTDGIALVDAASLTFLHANEAYLTLTGYTLDELRERTLYAATVGGRLAVDALVREVEQHGSLTGREQQHRRKDGPPIPLEIGLNRIDEGEVPVLCLTAHDLTEQRRIRDELKASKDRAEEVLRLKSSFLQNMSHELRTPLVSILGFAELLAEEPDDGVREMGATIYRSAQRLHDTMNSVLDLAQLEGNGVAYQPEAVNVGAEAERIAQPFRAAAEAKGLALRVKLIPDAEALVDRAAFGRILSVLLSNAVKFTQDGGIGLDVEADSHRVVVRVSDTGVGISEDFLPHLFDEFQQESTGMGRSYDGNGLGLAITKRLVDMMGGRIMVKSVVGEGTVFAVAFGRSWTGPPSGDGLPAGAGATSVLTARPRVLVVEDNADTRRLVERTIAEYYDVETAADAETALALAQHAWFDLLLLDVNLGPGPGGVDLLRSLRAIPAYAYVPALAVTAYALPGDHRRLLEAGFSGYLSKPFTRDELLYALDGVFAGPSDTLAGDGFGDVGMTARP; encoded by the coding sequence ATGCCCTCCCTCCTCCCCGCGCTCCGAGATGGCGCGGAGCCCGACATGGAGCTCCGCGCCTACCGGGTGGTGTGCGTGCTGACGGCAGCCTTGCTCCCCGTCTTCGGCTACGTCTACCGCTGGGTAGACCCGGCGTTCTATGACCCGCTCTGGATGCGCTGGAGCCTCAGCGCCCTCTCCCTCGCGCTCGGCGTCGGTACGGTCGTCGCCCCGTGGGTGCGGCGGCACATCGAGACGCTGGGGTGCTTGTTCGTCTACGTCATCGTAGGGTGGTTCGCCGCGATTGCGGCGGTGAACGGCCTCGCGCCGGAGTACGCCGTCGGCTACCTCCTCGTCCTGATGATGATCGGCGTGGCAAACCTCGGCATCGACCTGCTGCGGGTGACGGTGCTCTGCGTGGTCTTCGCCGTCGCGGCGGGCGCGGCGGTGGCGTTCGCGCTGCCGAACCCCGGCGTGGACCCGTGGATCTTCACCGCCTGCGTGGCGGCCGGCGGCGTCGCCATCTCCGTCAGCACGTGGGTCCGGCTAGGTATCCGCCGGCACCTCCGCACCAGCGAGGCCCGCTACCGGACCGTGTTCGAGAGCACGACGGACGGGATCGCCCTCGTCGACGCCGCGTCGCTCACCTTCCTCCACGCGAACGAGGCGTACCTCACGCTGACGGGCTACACCCTCGACGAACTCCGAGAGCGCACGCTCTACGCCGCCACCGTGGGCGGCCGACTCGCCGTGGACGCGCTTGTGCGGGAGGTGGAGCAGCACGGCTCCCTTACCGGCCGCGAGCAGCAGCACCGGCGCAAGGACGGCCCGCCCATCCCTCTCGAAATCGGCCTCAACCGCATCGATGAGGGCGAGGTGCCGGTCCTCTGCCTCACGGCCCACGACCTCACCGAGCAGCGGCGCATCCGGGACGAGCTCAAGGCCTCGAAGGACCGCGCCGAGGAGGTGCTCCGGCTCAAGAGCTCGTTCCTCCAGAACATGAGCCACGAACTCCGCACCCCGCTCGTGAGCATCCTTGGCTTCGCCGAACTCCTCGCCGAGGAGCCCGACGACGGCGTGCGCGAGATGGGCGCGACGATCTACCGCAGCGCCCAGCGCCTCCATGACACGATGAACTCCGTGCTCGACCTCGCCCAGCTCGAAGGCAACGGCGTGGCGTACCAGCCCGAGGCGGTCAACGTCGGGGCCGAGGCGGAGCGCATCGCCCAGCCGTTCCGCGCCGCGGCCGAGGCGAAGGGCCTCGCGCTCCGCGTGAAGCTCATCCCCGACGCCGAAGCGCTCGTCGACCGGGCCGCCTTCGGGCGCATCCTCTCGGTCCTCCTCTCGAACGCCGTCAAGTTCACCCAGGACGGCGGCATCGGGCTCGATGTGGAGGCCGACTCCCACCGCGTCGTCGTCCGCGTCAGCGATACCGGCGTCGGCATCAGCGAGGACTTCCTGCCCCACCTCTTCGACGAGTTCCAGCAGGAGTCCACGGGGATGGGCCGGAGCTACGACGGCAACGGGCTCGGCCTCGCTATCACGAAGCGGCTCGTCGACATGATGGGAGGGCGGATCATGGTGAAGAGCGTCGTCGGCGAGGGCACCGTCTTCGCCGTGGCGTTCGGCCGATCGTGGACCGGGCCGCCGTCGGGCGACGGGCTGCCGGCCGGCGCGGGCGCGACGTCGGTGCTCACCGCGCGCCCGCGCGTCCTCGTCGTCGAAGACAACGCCGACACGCGGCGGCTCGTCGAGCGGACGATTGCCGAGTACTACGACGTCGAGACCGCGGCCGACGCTGAGACGGCCCTCGCCCTCGCGCAGCACGCCTGGTTCGACCTCCTGCTGCTCGACGTCAACCTCGGCCCCGGCCCCGGCGGCGTCGACCTCCTCCGCTCGCTGCGCGCGATCCCGGCCTACGCCTACGTCCCGGCCCTCGCCGTCACGGCCTACGCCCTCCCCGGCGACCACCGCCGCCTCCTCGAAGCCGGGTTCAGCGGGTACCTGTCCAAGCCGTTCACGCGCGACGAGCTGCTCTACGCGCTCGACGGTGTGTTCGCGGGGCCGTCCGACACGCTCGCGGGCGACGGTTTCGGTGACGTGGGCATGACTGCTCGCCCCTGA
- a CDS encoding glycosyltransferase, which yields MPSTAAHLPSALPSAEPATDVVDVSVVIVNYNVREFLEQALGSVERAAAGLSVETFVVDNNSVDGSVAMVRERFPHVRVIANEENVGFGRANNQAIREANGRYLLILNPDTLLQEDTLRTLVDFMDAHPTAGASGCRILNPDGTFAPESRRAFPTPSVALYRMTGLSRLFPRSETFGRYNMTYLPLDEVCEVDALSGSCMMVRRDALYRDAAPSGDGAPGEGAGLFDEGFFMYGEDLDWCYRIQQAGWQIFYTPDTQIIHYKGECTRKGELRYVRLFYGAMLQFTEKHFGGNYSRTLAGLIRAGIFARAGMSMASKALGRLAVPLLDFGIALLVGFAVAMGWSAQQDIAFQPLYYTALVPAYALAAVLGIAAAGGYRQRRRFPVRSVLSGIGGAFLAVTTVSFFIKSLAFSRATILFGFLAVAVLLTLWRLVVNRRQYGNRQALLVGSAAEAGRLHGLLARRIDPPVRLVGYVDADRSAGTSAAVARLGAAHHLRDLVRLRGIDDVIFAADSLTNTAILGHMRGLRDLPVQFKILTQGQDRIIGKASIDDFSTPLREAEQFVAPLRSAAARRALEVPVALLGMLLHPLLRLALQLRPGASARLRRIAAATARMPSVLAGRRALIGYDPGRTHPPRDWGLRPGVVSILDTLAAPPTDIVETHRAYWFYARNQSATFDLEILLRALFRTS from the coding sequence ATGCCCTCCACCGCCGCCCATCTCCCCTCTGCGCTGCCGTCAGCGGAGCCTGCCACCGACGTGGTGGACGTCTCCGTCGTCATCGTCAACTACAACGTCCGCGAGTTCCTCGAGCAGGCCCTCGGGTCCGTCGAGCGGGCCGCCGCCGGCCTCTCGGTCGAGACGTTCGTTGTCGATAACAACTCGGTAGACGGGTCCGTAGCGATGGTGCGGGAGCGGTTCCCGCACGTCCGCGTGATCGCGAACGAGGAGAACGTCGGCTTCGGCCGGGCCAACAACCAGGCCATCCGCGAGGCGAACGGGCGCTACCTCCTGATCCTCAACCCGGACACCCTCCTCCAAGAAGACACGCTCCGCACGCTCGTCGACTTCATGGACGCCCACCCGACAGCGGGCGCCTCGGGCTGCCGGATTCTGAACCCCGACGGGACGTTCGCCCCGGAGAGCCGCCGCGCCTTTCCGACGCCGTCCGTCGCGCTCTACCGGATGACCGGGCTCTCGCGGCTGTTCCCGCGCAGTGAGACGTTCGGCCGGTACAACATGACGTACCTCCCGCTCGACGAGGTCTGCGAGGTGGACGCGCTCAGCGGCTCGTGCATGATGGTCCGCCGCGACGCGCTCTACCGCGACGCTGCCCCGTCCGGCGACGGCGCGCCCGGCGAGGGCGCCGGCCTGTTCGACGAGGGCTTCTTCATGTATGGCGAAGACCTCGACTGGTGCTACCGCATCCAGCAGGCGGGCTGGCAGATTTTCTACACGCCCGATACGCAGATCATCCACTACAAAGGGGAGTGCACGCGGAAGGGCGAGCTCCGCTACGTCCGCCTCTTCTACGGGGCGATGCTGCAGTTCACCGAGAAGCACTTCGGCGGCAACTACTCGCGGACGCTCGCCGGGCTGATCCGCGCCGGCATCTTCGCCCGCGCCGGGATGAGCATGGCGAGCAAGGCGCTCGGCCGCCTCGCCGTCCCCCTCCTCGACTTCGGGATCGCGCTCCTCGTCGGCTTCGCCGTGGCGATGGGGTGGTCCGCGCAGCAGGACATCGCGTTCCAGCCGCTCTACTACACGGCGCTCGTCCCGGCCTATGCCCTCGCGGCGGTGCTCGGAATCGCGGCGGCCGGGGGCTACCGGCAACGGCGGCGCTTCCCCGTCCGCTCCGTCCTCTCCGGCATCGGCGGGGCCTTCCTCGCCGTGACGACCGTGTCGTTCTTCATCAAGAGCCTCGCGTTCTCACGGGCGACGATCCTCTTCGGCTTCCTCGCCGTGGCCGTCCTCCTCACGCTGTGGCGGCTCGTCGTGAACCGGCGGCAGTACGGGAACCGGCAGGCGCTCCTCGTCGGCAGCGCGGCCGAGGCGGGGCGGCTCCACGGCCTCCTCGCCCGCCGGATCGACCCGCCGGTGCGGCTCGTCGGCTACGTCGACGCCGACCGGAGTGCGGGCACGAGCGCGGCGGTCGCACGCCTCGGCGCGGCCCACCACCTCCGCGACCTCGTCCGCCTCCGCGGGATCGACGACGTGATCTTCGCCGCCGACAGCCTGACGAACACGGCGATCCTCGGCCACATGCGCGGGCTGCGCGACCTCCCCGTCCAGTTCAAAATCCTCACGCAGGGGCAGGACCGCATCATCGGCAAGGCGTCCATCGACGACTTCTCGACGCCGCTCCGCGAGGCGGAGCAGTTCGTCGCCCCGCTCCGCTCGGCCGCCGCGCGGCGCGCGCTCGAAGTGCCCGTCGCGCTCCTCGGTATGCTGCTCCACCCGCTCCTCCGGCTCGCGCTCCAGCTCCGCCCCGGCGCCTCGGCCCGGTTGCGGCGCATCGCCGCAGCGACGGCGCGGATGCCGTCCGTGCTCGCCGGCCGCCGCGCGCTCATCGGCTACGACCCCGGCCGCACGCACCCGCCGAGGGATTGGGGCCTCCGCCCCGGCGTCGTCTCCATCCTCGACACCCTCGCCGCCCCGCCGACGGACATCGTCGAGACGCACCGCGCGTATTGGTTCTACGCCCGCAACCAGTCGGCGACGTTCGACCTCGAAATCCTCCTCCGCGCCCTCTTTCGTACGTCGTGA
- a CDS encoding acetyl-CoA carboxylase carboxyltransferase subunit alpha: MHLLDFEKPLYELEEKLRELRAYNAEDQSVDLSPQIEALEARVESLRDTIYQGLTRWQRVQLARHPERPYTLDYIHGFVRGFRQLHGDRLFGDDRALVGGLGQFQGSRWGSRDRTVMVLGQQKGRDTKSRKYRNFGMPNPEGYRKAKRLMEMAAKFGKPIVTLLDTPGAFPGLEAEQRGQAEAIARNLLVMARLPVPIVVVVIGEGASGGALGIGVGDRILMLENAWYSVISPESCSQILWRSWDYKEEAARALKLTAPDLIEQHVVDTIVPEPRGGAHRNPQAAFDATGRAIAAALDELDGIPTDDLLAQRLAKFDRMGAWAEG; the protein is encoded by the coding sequence ATGCACCTGCTCGATTTCGAAAAGCCCCTCTACGAGCTCGAAGAGAAGCTCCGCGAGCTACGCGCCTACAACGCCGAGGACCAATCGGTCGACCTCTCGCCGCAGATCGAGGCGCTCGAAGCCCGCGTCGAGTCCCTCCGCGACACGATCTACCAGGGCCTCACGCGGTGGCAACGCGTCCAGCTCGCCCGGCACCCCGAGCGGCCCTACACGCTCGACTACATCCACGGCTTCGTCCGCGGCTTCCGCCAGCTCCACGGCGACCGCCTCTTCGGCGACGACCGCGCGCTCGTCGGCGGGCTCGGGCAGTTCCAGGGGAGCCGGTGGGGCAGCCGCGACCGGACCGTGATGGTGCTCGGCCAGCAGAAGGGCCGCGACACGAAGAGCCGGAAGTACCGCAACTTCGGGATGCCCAACCCCGAGGGCTACCGGAAGGCGAAGCGGCTGATGGAGATGGCGGCCAAGTTCGGCAAGCCCATCGTCACCCTCCTCGACACGCCCGGCGCGTTCCCCGGCCTCGAAGCCGAGCAGCGCGGGCAGGCCGAGGCGATCGCCCGCAACCTCCTCGTGATGGCCCGGCTGCCGGTGCCCATCGTCGTCGTCGTGATCGGCGAAGGCGCGAGCGGCGGCGCGCTCGGGATCGGCGTCGGCGACCGGATTCTGATGCTGGAGAACGCGTGGTATTCGGTGATCTCGCCCGAGAGCTGCTCGCAGATCCTGTGGCGGAGCTGGGACTACAAAGAGGAGGCCGCCCGCGCCCTCAAGCTGACCGCGCCCGACCTCATCGAGCAGCACGTCGTGGACACGATCGTGCCCGAGCCGCGCGGCGGCGCCCACCGCAACCCGCAGGCCGCTTTCGACGCCACGGGCCGCGCGATCGCCGCTGCCCTCGACGAACTCGACGGCATCCCCACCGACGACCTGCTCGCGCAGCGCCTCGCCAAGTTCGATCGGATGGGCGCCTGGGCTGAAGGCTGA
- a CDS encoding thioesterase family protein — MIEHVYRHRVRYREVDPMSVVYHAHYVDYFEAARTEALRAHGLPYKALEDAGIIMPVVDLNVRYLLPARYDELLEVTVRFPETPTVRVRAEYEVRRAGDPTLLVTGTVVLCFFDTVRRRPIRAPQPLLDVFARADSPA; from the coding sequence ATGATCGAGCACGTCTACCGGCACCGGGTCCGCTACCGCGAGGTTGATCCGATGAGCGTCGTCTACCACGCGCACTACGTGGACTACTTCGAGGCGGCGCGGACCGAGGCCCTCCGCGCGCACGGGCTCCCGTACAAGGCGCTCGAAGACGCCGGCATCATCATGCCCGTCGTGGACCTGAACGTCCGCTACCTCCTTCCCGCCCGCTACGACGAGCTGCTGGAAGTGACCGTCCGCTTCCCCGAGACGCCGACCGTCCGCGTGCGCGCCGAGTACGAGGTGCGCCGAGCCGGCGACCCGACGCTTCTCGTCACCGGCACCGTCGTCCTCTGCTTCTTCGATACGGTCCGCCGCCGCCCCATCCGCGCCCCACAGCCTCTCCTCGACGTGTTCGCTCGCGCGGACTCCCCCGCATGA
- the nadC gene encoding carboxylating nicotinate-nucleotide diphosphorylase, whose amino-acid sequence MTAPDLASIDALIARALAEDVGGGDVTTLATIPANRRATATFLAKENGVLAGLAVAERVFAALDPEIAIRWDAADGDAIAAGTQFGTVDGPARSILVGERLALNLMQRMSGIATATRAMAEAAGDATILDTRKTAPGLRVFDKWAVRLGGGTNHRIGLYDMFLIKDNHIAAAGGIRAAIEAARRYRTAHASDPSAGSGQALAIEIETRTLAEVDEVLAVGGVDRVLLDNMVTVGDDGLVDVTLLAEAVRRIDSAFEIEASGNVTLATVAAIAATGVDFISSGALTHSVRALDISLKIDLA is encoded by the coding sequence ATGACCGCTCCCGACCTCGCCTCCATTGACGCACTCATCGCCCGCGCCCTCGCTGAGGATGTCGGCGGCGGCGACGTGACGACGCTGGCGACGATCCCCGCCAATCGCCGCGCGACGGCGACGTTCCTCGCCAAAGAAAACGGTGTGCTCGCCGGGCTCGCCGTCGCCGAGCGCGTGTTCGCCGCACTCGACCCCGAAATCGCGATCCGGTGGGACGCCGCCGACGGCGATGCGATCGCCGCGGGCACACAGTTCGGGACCGTCGACGGGCCGGCGCGGTCGATCCTCGTCGGCGAGCGGCTCGCGCTCAATTTGATGCAGCGGATGAGCGGGATCGCCACGGCGACGCGGGCGATGGCCGAGGCGGCGGGCGATGCGACGATCCTCGACACGCGCAAGACGGCGCCGGGGCTCCGCGTCTTCGACAAGTGGGCCGTCCGCCTCGGCGGGGGCACGAACCACCGCATCGGGCTCTACGACATGTTCCTCATCAAAGACAACCACATCGCGGCGGCCGGCGGCATCCGCGCCGCGATTGAAGCGGCACGCCGTTACCGGACCGCGCACGCGTCTGACCCTTCGGCAGGCTCAGGGCAGGCTCTCGCGATCGAGATTGAAACCCGCACGCTCGCCGAGGTGGACGAAGTGCTCGCCGTCGGTGGAGTCGACCGCGTCCTCCTCGACAACATGGTGACGGTGGGCGACGACGGGCTCGTGGACGTGACGCTGCTAGCCGAGGCCGTCCGCCGCATCGACAGCGCGTTCGAGATCGAGGCGTCGGGGAACGTCACGCTTGCCACCGTCGCCGCGATCGCGGCGACGGGCGTGGACTTCATCTCGTCCGGTGCGCTCACCCACTCCGTCCGCGCCCTCGACATCTCGCTGAAGATCGACCTCGCGTAA
- a CDS encoding RlpA-like double-psi beta-barrel domain-containing protein encodes MSRLVCLLAALFVLPLGAPVLAQDAPQIVAMERGRAARYDTGATGQRTASGEPYNPERMTLAHPTLPFGTLVQLTNPESGQTVTARVNDRTPASSPLRVQVSARTADQLGLAARGGDVTVRLDEDEVAFLRVQAMREKERAQSAVAPSPMASATERGFTVQLASFADEGRATAQANDLRGAWVLPVTVGEQRVYRVCYGVFATAESAAASAASLRSRGVEGFVKSLDAPPMRTTSLGS; translated from the coding sequence ATGTCTCGTCTCGTCTGCCTCCTCGCCGCTCTCTTCGTGCTGCCGCTCGGCGCTCCCGTCCTCGCGCAGGACGCCCCCCAGATCGTGGCGATGGAGCGCGGTCGCGCTGCCCGCTACGACACCGGGGCGACCGGCCAGCGGACGGCCAGCGGCGAGCCGTACAACCCCGAGCGGATGACGCTCGCCCACCCGACGCTCCCCTTCGGTACGCTCGTGCAGCTCACGAACCCGGAGAGCGGGCAGACCGTCACCGCCCGCGTCAACGACCGCACGCCAGCTTCGTCCCCACTCCGCGTGCAGGTCTCGGCGCGCACGGCGGACCAACTCGGCCTTGCGGCGCGTGGCGGTGACGTGACGGTCCGGCTCGACGAGGACGAGGTCGCGTTCCTCCGCGTGCAGGCGATGCGGGAGAAGGAGCGGGCGCAGAGTGCCGTCGCGCCGTCCCCGATGGCCTCTGCCACCGAGCGCGGGTTCACGGTGCAACTCGCGTCGTTCGCCGACGAGGGCCGCGCCACAGCGCAGGCCAACGACCTGCGCGGCGCGTGGGTGCTCCCCGTCACCGTCGGCGAGCAGCGGGTCTACCGCGTGTGCTACGGCGTGTTCGCGACGGCCGAAAGCGCGGCGGCGAGCGCGGCGAGCCTCCGCAGCCGGGGCGTCGAGGGCTTCGTCAAGTCGCTAGACGCACCGCCGATGCGTACGACGTCGCTCGGCAGCTGA
- the plsY gene encoding glycerol-3-phosphate 1-O-acyltransferase PlsY: MASFVVILLLSYLVGSIPTSILAARWLRGIDIRQHGSGNAGATNVFRVLGPMPGAGVMLFDLLKGVFAVGVIARLRVGGGAPPEFMFPNGDGWLMVAAGGAAVLGHIYTLYAGFKGGKGVATGAGVVVALAPVPVLVGLGLFALIVWTTRYVSLASMAAAASLPLTQVVREWVFGVEVSAPTMWFCAIVPFLILFTHRANIGRLLHGTESRVGTKPD, translated from the coding sequence ATGGCCTCTTTCGTCGTCATCCTCCTTCTCAGCTACCTCGTCGGCTCCATTCCGACGAGCATCCTCGCCGCACGCTGGCTGCGCGGTATCGACATCCGGCAGCACGGGAGCGGCAACGCGGGCGCGACGAACGTCTTCCGCGTGCTCGGGCCCATGCCCGGTGCCGGGGTGATGCTGTTCGACCTCCTCAAAGGCGTGTTCGCCGTAGGCGTGATCGCACGGCTCCGCGTCGGCGGTGGGGCACCGCCCGAGTTCATGTTCCCCAACGGCGATGGCTGGCTGATGGTGGCGGCCGGCGGTGCGGCCGTGCTCGGTCACATCTACACGCTCTACGCTGGATTCAAAGGTGGCAAGGGCGTCGCGACGGGCGCGGGCGTAGTGGTCGCACTCGCGCCGGTTCCGGTCCTCGTCGGCCTCGGCCTCTTCGCCCTCATCGTGTGGACGACACGCTACGTCTCGCTCGCCTCGATGGCGGCGGCGGCGTCGCTTCCGCTCACGCAGGTGGTGCGCGAGTGGGTCTTCGGCGTGGAGGTGTCGGCCCCGACGATGTGGTTCTGCGCGATCGTCCCGTTCCTCATCCTGTTCACGCACCGCGCCAACATCGGCCGACTGCTGCACGGGACGGAGAGCCGCGTCGGCACGAAGCCCGACTGA